In a genomic window of Nocardiopsis mwathae:
- a CDS encoding thioredoxin family protein, giving the protein MAAVNSYMVDLGTPAPDFTLPAVGGGTVSLGDFADAPALVVFFLSNHCPYVRRIENGIGAVTAEYMDRGVATVAICSNDVADYPDDDAAHLAEQARRAGFAFPYLVDESQRVALDYRAACTPDLFVYDGRQRLAYRGRFDAARPGNDLPSDGADLRAALEAVLSGRPVPEPHTPSLGCGVKWKPENDPDA; this is encoded by the coding sequence ATGGCAGCTGTGAACTCCTACATGGTCGACCTCGGCACCCCCGCCCCGGACTTCACACTCCCCGCGGTCGGCGGGGGCACGGTGTCCCTCGGTGACTTCGCCGACGCCCCGGCCCTGGTCGTGTTCTTCCTGTCCAACCACTGCCCCTACGTACGCCGGATCGAGAACGGCATCGGCGCAGTGACCGCCGAATACATGGACAGGGGCGTGGCCACCGTCGCGATCTGCAGCAACGACGTCGCCGACTACCCCGACGACGATGCCGCGCACCTCGCCGAGCAGGCCCGGCGGGCCGGGTTCGCCTTCCCCTACCTCGTCGACGAGTCCCAGCGGGTCGCCCTGGACTACCGCGCGGCCTGCACCCCCGACCTCTTCGTCTACGACGGCCGTCAGCGCCTGGCCTACCGCGGGCGGTTCGACGCCGCGCGCCCCGGCAACGACCTCCCGTCCGACGGCGCCGACCTGCGGGCCGCGCTGGAGGCGGTCCTGAGCGGCAGGCCGGTGCCCGAGCCGCACACCCCCAGCCTCGGCTGCGGCGTCAAGTGGAAGCCGGAGAACGACCCGGACGCCTGA
- a CDS encoding fatty acyl-AMP ligase — MPASTTLYDLCRDRAETRPDSTAFTFLHGGEAAADLTYRGLDDAARGIAAGLAPLARPGDRALLLYEPGLDFLAAFYGCLYAGLIPAPVPPPNARKATQALARLMAIAASAEATLLLSTGGLLARLAAALGTDGATGPAALGITPVATDLLTADPADWRPPRPTPDDPAYLQFSSGSTGQPKGTVITHSAALHNLDQISRTCGLGPEHGLVSWLPMHHDTGLVAGALVPLHDGFPVWLMSPLEFLQRPAAWLSAISRLPVTGTVAPDFGYELCVRRVNERQRADLDLSGLRLALSGAEPVRPATIEAFTQAFEPCGFRSTAFLPCYGLAEATLLVSGGPAETGVRTLGCDAEALAHNDVVPAAGAPGARTLVACGQVVHGVEAVIVDPESTTPCPPGRVGEIWLDGPNVGSGYYNDPERTAETFGAVLAGTPGRTYLRTGDLGFLHEGLLYITGRIKDVLIVDGRNLYSQDLELTIRESHPALDAHKCAVFPVDDGTREEIVAVVEADPDDGPDEDRLAKTVREAVGAEHGVQLDRVLAVRPGSIPLTASGKVQRFACRDAVLDGTLDAARITPPAPAPEEV, encoded by the coding sequence ATGCCCGCATCGACCACGCTGTACGACCTGTGCCGGGACCGGGCCGAGACGCGGCCCGACAGCACCGCCTTCACCTTTCTGCACGGCGGCGAGGCGGCCGCCGACCTCACCTACCGGGGCCTGGACGACGCGGCGCGCGGCATCGCGGCCGGACTGGCCCCCCTGGCCCGGCCCGGCGACCGGGCGCTGCTGCTCTACGAGCCGGGCCTCGACTTCCTCGCCGCCTTCTACGGCTGCCTGTACGCCGGGCTCATCCCCGCACCGGTGCCCCCGCCCAACGCCCGGAAGGCCACCCAGGCACTGGCCCGGCTGATGGCGATCGCCGCCTCCGCGGAGGCCACCCTGCTGCTGTCCACCGGCGGGCTACTGGCCCGGCTGGCCGCCGCGCTGGGCACCGACGGCGCCACCGGCCCCGCCGCGCTGGGCATCACCCCCGTGGCCACCGACCTGCTCACCGCCGACCCCGCCGACTGGCGCCCGCCCCGGCCGACCCCCGACGACCCGGCCTACCTCCAGTTCTCCTCCGGGTCGACCGGCCAGCCCAAGGGCACGGTGATCACCCATTCCGCAGCCCTGCACAACCTCGATCAGATCAGCCGCACCTGCGGGCTCGGCCCGGAGCACGGCCTGGTCAGCTGGCTGCCCATGCACCACGACACCGGCCTGGTCGCGGGCGCGCTGGTACCGCTCCACGACGGCTTCCCCGTCTGGCTCATGTCCCCGCTGGAGTTCCTGCAGCGGCCCGCGGCGTGGCTGTCGGCGATCTCGCGGCTGCCGGTGACCGGCACGGTCGCCCCCGACTTCGGCTACGAGCTGTGCGTGCGGCGGGTCAACGAGCGCCAGCGCGCCGACCTCGACCTTTCCGGCCTGCGCCTGGCGCTGAGCGGCGCCGAACCGGTCCGCCCGGCCACCATCGAAGCGTTCACTCAGGCCTTCGAACCGTGCGGCTTCCGGAGCACCGCCTTCCTGCCCTGCTACGGCCTCGCCGAGGCCACCCTGCTGGTCAGCGGCGGCCCCGCGGAGACCGGGGTGCGGACGCTCGGCTGCGACGCCGAGGCGCTGGCCCACAACGACGTCGTGCCCGCCGCCGGCGCGCCCGGCGCACGCACCCTGGTGGCGTGCGGCCAGGTGGTGCACGGTGTCGAGGCCGTGATCGTCGACCCGGAGTCCACCACCCCCTGCCCGCCCGGCCGGGTCGGCGAGATCTGGCTGGACGGCCCCAACGTGGGCAGCGGCTACTACAACGACCCCGAGCGCACCGCCGAGACCTTCGGTGCCGTGCTCGCCGGCACCCCGGGCCGTACCTACCTGCGCACCGGCGACCTCGGCTTCCTCCACGAGGGCCTGCTCTACATCACCGGCCGGATCAAGGACGTGCTGATCGTCGACGGCCGCAACCTCTACTCCCAGGACCTCGAACTCACCATCCGCGAGAGCCACCCGGCACTGGACGCCCACAAGTGCGCGGTGTTCCCGGTCGACGACGGCACCCGCGAGGAGATCGTCGCGGTCGTCGAGGCCGACCCCGACGACGGCCCGGACGAGGACCGGCTGGCCAAGACCGTGCGCGAGGCGGTCGGCGCCGAGCACGGGGTGCAGCTCGACCGCGTCCTCGCGGTGCGCCCCGGCAGCATCCCGCTGACCGCCAGCGGCAAGGTCCAGCGCTTCGCCTGCCGCGACGCCGTGCTCGACGGCACGCTCGACGCCGCGCGTATCACCCCGCCCGCCCCTGCCCCGGAGGAGGTCTAG